In Spirochaeta thermophila DSM 6578, the following proteins share a genomic window:
- a CDS encoding AraC family transcriptional regulator, which yields MRNEGSPWKHVLRRTLLFFSITAGLTIIVLTVTIYLSIQPIVARRLYRVERQNIHNAVTGIRLMQNLATNLLIQIYNDPLIVPLLTVPPEDPQEEYLAIQSLKKYSTFIPYLDSVYIYNDATGRCYLSTSASTNLSLPVEEMYDREFLELMEDGRWINSPAPIFRSYEGDFPFGGQRRRVFTYLYNVMGVRTRRPSVVAINISYEWITSIMESLDASEGYPAFILDREGSLIGASMKDEDLVGLVRTTIQGQGSEEGQPLVTTVATRRETYLLVYETLRDMGWVVGKVVPLSQAVNEIFVIRRELLKIGTAFLAAGFLVSFLLSNRLTRLLRSLSREQNGEVPYRSFFKTRVLSDLLLKGPDGASVRVGDAGDLLAIRVSPHSWYALLVCEREGGDEALADWYAHLLEEVEGWEEVRWEWLQREDEFLLVVETERDPGQGQREIFEEWHRRLERALGTSVRLYVAGFSRGAASLPRLYNQMSSLLANRRFLEGKAVFTHEDLGVLSRGHYEYPQNKEHEFLEALHHMDAETAVSVAQEVFQGTRCFGYHVFQSVKYRLCTAFLRAVEQENQFLVSTFGLDPVRFLEEVERAQGPEEVSAVFESEVRRFVRHMEDDRTSDHKKLVQEVCRIIEEEYDDFNLGVATLADRIGLSSGYLGQLFKKYVGVSMTDYINEVRVSRAIHFLVNTEAPVYEIPQMVGYTNKQHFHAVFKKYTRLTPNEYRKQARLKRAQRRGEMAS from the coding sequence ATGAGGAACGAGGGTTCACCATGGAAGCACGTGCTGAGGAGGACGCTCCTCTTCTTCTCGATCACTGCGGGGCTCACCATCATCGTGCTCACGGTAACGATCTACCTCTCCATCCAGCCCATCGTGGCCCGCAGGCTCTACCGGGTGGAGCGGCAGAACATCCACAACGCCGTCACCGGGATACGGCTCATGCAGAACCTGGCCACGAATCTCCTCATCCAGATCTACAACGATCCGCTGATCGTCCCGCTGCTGACCGTGCCGCCCGAGGATCCGCAGGAGGAGTACCTCGCCATCCAGAGCCTCAAGAAGTACTCCACCTTTATTCCCTACCTCGACTCGGTCTACATCTACAACGATGCGACAGGGAGGTGCTACCTGAGCACGTCGGCCTCCACCAACCTCTCTCTCCCGGTGGAGGAGATGTACGACAGAGAGTTTCTCGAACTCATGGAGGACGGACGCTGGATCAACAGTCCTGCGCCGATCTTCAGGTCGTACGAGGGCGACTTCCCCTTCGGCGGGCAGAGGAGGAGGGTGTTCACCTATCTCTACAACGTGATGGGGGTGCGTACCAGGCGACCGAGCGTGGTGGCGATCAACATCTCGTACGAGTGGATTACCAGCATCATGGAGTCGCTCGACGCTTCCGAGGGGTATCCGGCCTTCATCCTCGATCGTGAGGGCTCCCTCATCGGTGCCTCGATGAAGGATGAGGACCTGGTGGGCCTCGTCCGCACCACGATCCAGGGACAGGGTTCGGAGGAAGGACAGCCGCTGGTCACCACGGTGGCGACCCGGAGGGAGACCTATCTCCTGGTCTACGAGACCCTGCGTGATATGGGATGGGTGGTGGGGAAGGTGGTGCCCCTCTCCCAGGCGGTGAACGAGATCTTCGTGATACGGAGGGAGCTGCTCAAGATCGGGACAGCCTTTCTCGCGGCGGGATTCCTCGTTTCGTTCCTGCTCTCCAACCGGCTCACCCGCCTCCTCAGGAGTCTCTCAAGAGAGCAGAACGGGGAGGTTCCGTACCGTTCGTTCTTCAAGACGAGGGTGCTCTCGGATCTCCTCCTCAAGGGGCCGGATGGGGCTTCTGTACGAGTGGGAGATGCCGGGGACCTGCTCGCCATTCGAGTCTCTCCCCATTCCTGGTACGCGCTCTTGGTGTGCGAAAGGGAGGGGGGGGATGAGGCTCTCGCAGACTGGTACGCGCACCTCCTCGAGGAGGTGGAAGGCTGGGAGGAGGTACGGTGGGAGTGGCTCCAGAGGGAGGACGAGTTCCTGCTCGTGGTGGAGACCGAGCGCGATCCGGGGCAGGGACAGAGGGAGATCTTCGAGGAGTGGCACCGCAGGCTGGAGCGGGCCCTGGGGACGTCGGTGCGACTCTATGTAGCGGGGTTTTCGAGGGGGGCGGCTTCGCTTCCCCGTCTCTACAACCAGATGAGTAGTCTGCTCGCCAACAGGAGGTTCCTCGAGGGGAAGGCCGTGTTCACCCACGAGGATCTCGGCGTGCTCTCCCGCGGACACTACGAGTACCCTCAGAACAAGGAGCACGAGTTTCTGGAGGCCCTGCACCACATGGATGCAGAGACCGCGGTCTCGGTGGCGCAGGAGGTGTTCCAGGGTACCAGGTGCTTCGGGTATCATGTGTTCCAGTCGGTGAAGTACCGGCTCTGCACGGCTTTCCTCAGGGCGGTGGAGCAGGAGAATCAGTTCCTGGTGTCGACGTTCGGCCTCGATCCTGTCCGGTTCCTCGAGGAGGTTGAACGGGCCCAAGGGCCTGAAGAGGTTTCTGCAGTGTTCGAATCCGAGGTGCGACGTTTCGTGCGGCACATGGAGGATGACAGGACGAGCGATCACAAGAAGCTCGTCCAGGAGGTCTGCAGGATCATCGAGGAGGAGTACGACGACTTCAACCTGGGAGTGGCCACCCTGGCCGACAGGATAGGCCTCTCCTCGGGATACCTGGGACAGCTCTTCAAGAAGTACGTGGGTGTCTCGATGACGGACTACATCAACGAGGTGAGGGTGAGCAGGGCGATCCACTTCCTGGTGAACACCGAGGCGCCCGTGTACGAGATACCGCAGATGGTGGGGTACACGAACAAGCAGCACTTCCACGCGGTGTTCAAGAAGTATACCCGTCTGACGCCCAATGAGTACAGGAAACAGGCCCGGCTCAAGCGGGCGCAGCGGAGGGGCGAGATGGCCTCCTGA
- a CDS encoding beta-galactosidase: MQHRILHGAEYNPDQWLDDPEVLEQDIALMREARIDTVTLGTFSWALLEPEEGVYSFEWMDEVMERLERAGIRVILATPSGARPRWLAYKYPEVLRVGPDRRRRLFGERHNHCFTSPVFRQKVYELDRRLAERYGRRDHVILWHISNEFSGECHCDLCQEAFRRWLYDRYEGDLEALNRAWWTAFWSHRYTRWEEIASPSPLGEPNLHGLNLDWRRFVTHQTVEFMLVEVRALRDGGSSLPVTTNLMGFQRDLDYFRLASHLDVVSWDSYPLWHGRGTETPRVASGDLDHNWDPAGRDWVLASGVAWAHALHRSLGGGKPFLLMESTPSHTNWQPWSKPKRPGMHVLSSLHAVAHGADSVQYFQWRAGRGGSEKFHGAVMYHDRRTDSRVFQEVRELGGVLERLAEVKGSRVEAEVAVVFDWENRWAMEDAQGPRNDGRLDYVEECWRWFDAWHRRGVGCDVLHPEGDWSAYRVVIAPLWYMVKEEWAERVRGFVEGGGVFVTTVWSGVVEEHDLCHVGGFPGPLRGLVGVRSREVDVLVEGEVRQVAGVWGVCEGRLLCDVLAVEDEGVEVRAVYGNGFYAGSPAATRVRRGEGWAYYVGTLPAQQGIDCLVGELMEEAGVVPALRVVPEGVDVSVRVGEDGTRYLWLLNFREHPVVVDLSEGTWRDMVEEGERRGALILPGYGYVVLKS; encoded by the coding sequence ATGCAGCATAGGATTCTTCATGGTGCCGAGTACAATCCCGATCAATGGCTCGACGATCCCGAGGTGCTCGAGCAGGATATCGCGCTCATGAGGGAGGCGCGGATCGATACGGTGACGCTGGGGACCTTCTCCTGGGCGCTCCTTGAGCCCGAGGAAGGGGTGTATTCGTTTGAGTGGATGGATGAGGTGATGGAGAGGCTCGAGAGAGCGGGGATCCGGGTGATTCTTGCCACGCCGTCCGGGGCGAGGCCCAGGTGGCTCGCGTACAAGTATCCCGAGGTGCTCAGGGTGGGACCGGATAGGAGGCGGCGTCTGTTCGGCGAGCGACACAACCACTGCTTCACCTCGCCGGTGTTCCGTCAGAAGGTGTACGAACTCGACAGGAGGCTCGCGGAGCGGTACGGTCGGAGGGATCATGTGATCCTCTGGCACATCTCGAACGAGTTCTCAGGAGAGTGCCACTGCGATCTGTGTCAGGAGGCCTTCAGGCGATGGCTCTACGATCGGTATGAGGGGGATCTTGAGGCCCTCAATCGGGCGTGGTGGACGGCCTTCTGGAGCCACAGGTACACGCGTTGGGAGGAGATCGCATCGCCTTCCCCCCTTGGTGAGCCCAATCTGCACGGTCTCAACCTCGATTGGCGTCGATTTGTGACGCACCAGACCGTGGAGTTCATGCTGGTGGAGGTGCGGGCCTTGAGGGATGGAGGGTCTTCCCTCCCGGTGACGACCAATCTCATGGGGTTCCAGAGGGATCTCGACTACTTCCGGCTTGCCTCGCACTTGGACGTGGTCTCATGGGATAGCTATCCCCTCTGGCATGGGAGGGGAACTGAGACGCCGAGGGTGGCGAGTGGGGATCTCGATCACAACTGGGATCCTGCGGGAAGGGACTGGGTGCTCGCGAGTGGGGTGGCGTGGGCGCATGCCCTCCACCGAAGTCTGGGTGGTGGGAAGCCTTTCCTCCTCATGGAGAGTACGCCGAGCCATACGAACTGGCAGCCGTGGAGCAAGCCGAAGCGGCCGGGGATGCACGTGCTCTCCTCGCTCCACGCAGTGGCGCACGGCGCGGATTCGGTCCAGTACTTCCAGTGGCGTGCGGGTCGGGGTGGGTCCGAGAAGTTCCACGGTGCGGTGATGTACCACGACCGGCGTACGGATAGCCGGGTGTTCCAGGAGGTGAGGGAATTGGGAGGGGTGCTGGAGCGGCTTGCAGAGGTAAAGGGGAGCAGGGTGGAGGCCGAGGTGGCGGTGGTCTTCGACTGGGAGAATCGATGGGCGATGGAGGATGCGCAGGGGCCGAGGAACGATGGGCGGCTCGACTACGTGGAGGAGTGCTGGCGGTGGTTCGATGCCTGGCACCGGCGGGGGGTGGGGTGCGATGTCCTGCATCCAGAGGGAGACTGGTCTGCGTATCGTGTGGTGATAGCGCCGCTCTGGTACATGGTGAAGGAGGAGTGGGCAGAGCGGGTGAGGGGATTCGTGGAGGGAGGCGGGGTGTTCGTGACCACAGTGTGGAGCGGTGTGGTGGAGGAGCATGACCTCTGCCATGTGGGTGGGTTTCCGGGGCCCTTGAGGGGGCTGGTGGGAGTGCGGAGCCGGGAGGTGGATGTGCTGGTGGAGGGGGAGGTGCGGCAGGTGGCAGGGGTGTGGGGGGTGTGTGAGGGGCGCCTCCTGTGCGACGTGCTCGCGGTGGAGGATGAGGGGGTGGAGGTACGCGCGGTGTATGGGAACGGGTTCTACGCGGGGAGTCCGGCGGCGACGCGGGTGAGACGAGGTGAGGGGTGGGCCTACTACGTGGGGACCTTGCCTGCGCAGCAGGGCATCGACTGTCTGGTGGGGGAGCTCATGGAGGAGGCAGGGGTGGTGCCGGCGCTCAGGGTGGTGCCGGAGGGGGTGGATGTGTCGGTGCGAGTGGGGGAGGATGGAACCCGTTACCTGTGGCTCCTCAATTTCAGGGAGCACCCCGTGGTCGTGGATCTTTCCGAGGGCACGTGGAGGGACATGGTGGAAGAAGGGGAGCGTCGGGGTGCCCTCATCCTGCCCGGTTACGGGTACGTGGTGCTGAAGTCGTGA
- the galE gene encoding UDP-glucose 4-epimerase GalE has product MRFVLTGGAGYIGSHVYRLLKERGHEVVVYDNLSHGHREAVEPSDLRVGDLHDTEKFREVLLSFRPDVVMHFAAFIEVGISTERPLEFFENNTVGTIRLVQAMMHTGVHHFIFSSTAAVYGHPERVPISEDARLTPVNPYGSSKVMVEEFLRSLSEWSSFRYVAIRYFNAAGAAEDGSIGEAHDPETHLIPLILKAAKGERPHITIFGTDFPTPDGTAIRDYIHVTDLAEAHLLAAEYLMDGGESQALNCGYSRGYSVREVIDTAKKVTGREFPVIEGDRRAGDPPALVADSSRMRTILGWKPTRDDLAYIIKTAWNWELNRRY; this is encoded by the coding sequence ATGCGTTTCGTGCTCACAGGCGGAGCAGGGTACATAGGGAGCCACGTGTACCGGCTTCTCAAGGAACGAGGTCATGAAGTCGTGGTCTACGACAATCTCTCACACGGACACAGGGAGGCTGTGGAGCCTTCAGACCTCAGAGTCGGAGACCTCCACGACACCGAGAAATTCCGCGAGGTCCTCCTCTCCTTCAGGCCCGATGTGGTGATGCACTTCGCCGCATTCATCGAGGTGGGGATCTCCACGGAACGGCCCCTCGAATTCTTCGAGAACAACACCGTGGGGACCATCCGGCTCGTGCAGGCCATGATGCACACAGGGGTCCACCACTTCATCTTCTCGTCCACTGCTGCAGTCTACGGCCATCCCGAGAGGGTGCCTATCTCCGAGGATGCGCGGCTCACACCGGTAAACCCTTACGGAAGCAGCAAGGTGATGGTGGAGGAGTTCCTCCGGTCCCTCTCGGAGTGGAGCTCTTTCCGATACGTGGCGATACGGTACTTCAACGCCGCAGGGGCTGCCGAAGACGGATCCATAGGAGAGGCACACGACCCGGAGACCCACCTCATCCCTCTCATCCTCAAGGCTGCAAAGGGCGAACGCCCGCACATCACCATCTTCGGCACCGACTTTCCCACCCCCGATGGCACGGCCATCCGCGACTACATCCACGTCACAGATCTCGCCGAGGCCCACCTCCTCGCCGCCGAGTACCTCATGGACGGGGGGGAGAGCCAGGCCCTCAACTGCGGCTACTCCCGCGGCTACAGTGTGAGAGAGGTGATCGACACGGCGAAGAAGGTCACCGGCCGCGAATTCCCCGTCATCGAGGGGGATCGGAGGGCCGGCGATCCTCCTGCCCTGGTGGCCGACTCGTCACGTATGAGGACCATTCTGGGGTGGAAGCCAACCCGGGACGACCTCGCGTACATCATCAAGACTGCGTGGAACTGGGAACTCAACCGTAGGTACTGA